The Caldisericum sp. genomic interval TATGTTCCGCTGAGAAGTAATGAATTTGAAACTACAAAGAAAAATATCTATGTTGCAGGAGATGTAAGCGGCATTGAAGAAGCATCAACTGCGATGCTTGAAGGTAAGATTGCAGGTCTCTCAATCTTGAAGAAATTAGGCATTGAAGTAAATACTGATTTAAAGGAAACACAGGAAGATCTTGAAAGACTTAGAAGCAGTCCTTTCTCCAAAAAGATCGTTGAGGGTTTAAGGGAGGTAATGTATGAGTGATTTCTTGAAGACAGGCTATCTTACAAAGGAAGATATAATTTCTAATTTTCCTACAATAGAGCAAATCTCTAATCATGCAGTTGCTATAAGCGAATGTGTGCAGGAAATCCCTTGTAATCCCTGCGTTTCGTCGTGCCCAACCGGTGCAATTTCTATGGATGATATAAAAGACCCACCAAAAATTAACTATGAAGCGTGTATTGGTTGTGGAAAATGTGTAATGGTATGTCCAGGGCTTGCGCTGTTTCTTGTTAGAAAAAACGATTCAGATTACGAAGTTACATTGCCTTACGAGATGTTGCCTCTTCCCAAAAAGGGAGATGAAGTGTATTTGCTTAATCGACTTGGAGAAAGAGTAGGGGTTGGTTTCGTTACTAAGGTTATTAAGGTTGAGCGTGATACCCAATCTTCAATTGTAACCGTCTCATTTAAAGAACAGGACTTAATTTATGAAGTGAGAAATATAGAGGTAATCCATGGATAAGAAAAATGTAATTATCTGCAGATGTGAAGATGTAACATATGAAGATATTATCAAAGCGTATAACGAAGGATACAGGGATATCGAGTCCCTGAGAAGACATCTTAAAGTAGGAACGGGTCCCTGCCAGGGAAAGACATGTATTCCACTTCTGCAAAGAATTCTTTTTGAACTCAACAAAGAATTTCCACAAAATGTTACTGTTCGTCCACCTGAAACACCGGTCCCATTTGGCATCTTCTTAAAGGAGGAGAAAAAATGAAAAACTATGATGTTTTGATAATCGGTGGTGGCATAACTGGGCTTTCAACTGCATACTATCTTGTAAGAAACGGTGTAAAGAATGTTGCGATCGTTGAGAAAAATTATGTTGGCTCAGGTTCAACAGGGCGATGTGGCACAGGCATAAGACAGCAATTTACAACAAGAGAACATATTGTACTAATGAGAGAGTCAGTAAAAATCTGGCAATACTGGGAAGAAAGTTTACCTTTGCCTATCCACTTCAGGCAGGGTGGGTATCTGTGGCTTTTAAGAAGTGAAAAGGCACTTGAGGAGTATAAAAATCATGTAAAACTCCAGAATTTGTTTGGTGTGCCAAGTAGAATCATTGGAAGAGAAGAGATAAAGGAAATTGTTCCTGATATAAATCTTGAGGGTGTTTTAGGTGCATCCTGGTGTCCGACTGATGGTTCTGCATATCCCCAGGATGTTCTTGATTCTTTAAGAGTTTTCTTGAAGGAAAATGGTGTTTCAATATTTGATTACGAAGAAGTTAAAGATTTTGTAGTTGTCTCGGGGAAAATTACAGAGGTTATCACGAATAAAGAGAGATATAATGTAGATGCAGTTTTGCTTGCAACTGGTGCAGATACAAAGAGATTAGCAAATAAATTGGATATTGATATCCCTTTAGAAAATTACAAACACCAAATAGTTGTTTCTGAGCCATTAAAGATATTCCTTTCTCCAATGGTTGTTGACGGTGCACTTTACTTCACTCAAACTTACAGAGGAAGGATTATTGGAGGTACTGATACAAATGAGCCTCCTCAAGATGACTTAACTCCGACATTTGCGTTTGTTAAAAAATTTACAGAAGAACTTTTGAGAGTTTTCCCAAAACTTTCTTCTGTAAGACTTATGAGGCAGTGGGCAGGTTTTTATGTGGTATCACCGGATAAGCATCCGATTATTGGCCCAACGCCCATATCCAATCTTTACATTGGCACTGGTTATTCCGGGCATGGCTTTATGCTTGGTCCAATTGTTGGAAAACTTCTTGCTCACTACATTACGCATGGGATGTTTTTCCTTGAAGAGGCAAACAACCTTACTCTTGATAGGTTTAAAGAAGGAAAGTTGATTGTCGAAAAGGCTGTAATCGGATAAAAATTTTTGTAAAAAAATCATTAAAAATCTTGTATAAAGTAAAAAGTTTTGTATAATAATTTGACAAAAAATTTTAAAATGGATAAAGATAAAGAATTACTTGAAAGTTACAGAGTTGTTGTAAAAGCACTAAAAGAATTTTTCGGCGAAAATGTCGAGATAGTATTGCATACACTTCTTGATAACCAATCGACAATAATTGCAATTGAAAACGGTCACATTACAGGGCGTAAAATAGGCGATTCGTTAACAGAGGCAGGAAAATATGTAATAGAGAAATTAAAAGGTGGTCTTGATTACTTTGGTCCTTACGAGAGCCTCTCTTACAAGAGAAAAAAACTTCGTTCTATTACGATAGGCATCAGAAACAGAAATAACGATTTGATTGGTCTTCTGTGTCTGAATATGGATCTTTCAAACATAGAAGTGATGAATAAATTTACATCATTCTTTCTCACATTCCAGGAATCAAAACGAGAAGTCCTCAGTAAAATTACTTCTCTTGATTACGATGAAGCAATAGAGCGTGCTTTCAATGAGGTTTATTCGATTCTTTCTTCAAAAAGCTCTTCTAACAAAATTGATAATTTTACTATTGTTTCTGAACTTTACAGGCGCGGATTTTTTAAACTCAAAAATTCAGTAAGTTTTGTAGCAAACAAATTAGGCATTTCAATTTACACAGTCTATGCCTACTTAAGAAAATTAGAGAAAGGGGTGTAGGATGAATCTTCAAGAGTATCAATCAAGGGAATTTTTTAAGAAGTTTGGCATTCCTGTCGTAACCGGGGAGGTTGCAAGCACACCCGAGGAGGCGTTGAGTGTTGCAAAGAGAATAGGGCTGCCTGTTGTATTAAAAGTGCAAGTCCTTGTTGGAGGGCGTGGCAAGGCAGGTGGTGTAAAGGTTGCAAAGACAGAGGACGATGTTGTAAAAATTGCAAATGAACTTCTGTCGATGGAGATAAAGGGTTTAAAGGTTAAAAAACTTCTTGTTGCAAAGGCTGTAAATATTCTTAAAGAATTTTATGTGGGTTTTACAGTTGATAGGTCAAGTAAAAGAAATGTGTTGATTGTTTCTGACGCAGGTGGAGTTGATATAGAAGAAGTTGCAAAAAATTCACCCCAAAAGATCTTTAAAATTTATGTTGATCCTATTATGGGTTTGTTTTCCTATGAAGCGAAAAAAGCTTCAATTCATTTAACTAAAGATGTAAATATTGCACCGAAGATTGCAGACACAATTGAAAAGTTGTACAAAGTATACATATCGCTTGATGCAAATCTTGCAGAGATTAACCCTCTTGCAGTAGTCGAGGGTAATGAAGTATTAGCGCTTGATGCAAAAGTTTCTGTTGACGACAATGCAATGTTTAGGCACCCCGAACTTGAGGGACTTTATGAGCCTTCTGAAGAAGAAAAGCTTGAACTTGAAGCAAAATCAAAAGGCTTTACATATATAAAACTAAACGGCAATATCGGTTGTCTTGTTAACGGTGCAGGGCTTGCTATGGCTACTATGGACCTCATTAAGCTTTTCGGCGGAGAACCTGCAAATTTCCTTGATATTGGAGGCTCATCTTCTCCTGAAAAAGTAGCAAGTGCAATAGAAATGATTACAAGAGATAAAAATGTAAAAGCAATTCTCATAAATATCTTTGGTGGAATTACGCGTTGCGATGATGTTGCAAATGGGTTATTAAAGGCGCTTGAAATGACCAAGGTAAATGTTCCAATAGTTGTTAGGCTTACTGGCACAAACGAGGATAAGGCACGAGAAATTCTTAAAGATACACCTCTTATCTATACCGATTCAATGGTTGATGGCGTGAAAAAAGTAGTGGAACTTGTAAAGTGAGAAAGGGGGATTTTCTATGAGTATTCTGGTTGATGAAAATACAAAAGTAATAGTGCAGGGAATAACCGGAAGAGATGGTTCTTTCCATGCAAAAGCAATGCTTGACTATGGCACAAAAGTTGTCGGTGGGGTTACGCCATATAAAGGTGGAAGCGATGTTTATGGTATTCCTGTTTTTGATACTGTTGAGGAGGCAGTTAACAAAACTTCCGCAAACGCAACTGTTATTTTTGTCCCGGCAAAGTTTGCAGAGGATGCAATATATGAAGCAGTAAACGCAGGCATAAAACTTATTGTTACTATTACGGAAGGAATACCTGTACAGAGCATGATAAAGGCAGTTGAATATGTTAATATGAAAGGGGCAAGACTTATAGGACCAAACTGCCCTGGTATAATCTCCGTTGGGAAAGCAAAACTCGGCATAATGCCTGGAAATATTTTCAAGAAAGGTCGGGTCGGTGTTGTTTCAAGGTCTGGCACACTTACATATGAAATAGTTAAGCACATCTCTGATAGTGGCTTGGGGGAAACTACTGCAGTTGGTATAGGAGGAGATCCTGTCATTGGAATGAAGTTTATAGATATTTTGAAGGAGTTCAAAAATGACCCCGAGACAGAGGCAGTAGTTCTTGTTGGTGAAATTGGAGGGTCTGACGAGGAAGATGCGGCTGACTTTATAGAGAAAGAATTTAATAAACCCGTTGTCTCCTTTATTGCAGGAAGAGCATCCCCAAAAGGCAAAAGAATGGGGCACGCAGGTGCAATAGTTACACCAAATACACGTACAGCAGAGGAAAAAGTTGCATATCTTGAAAGTAAAGGTATACGTGTTGGTAAGACACCTGTAGAAGTTGCAGAAATTCTTAAGGAGATCCTTGGAAATGGCAAAAAATAATGTAATTATCAATAAAGAATTTTGTAAAGGCTGTGGAATTTGTGTTTCTGTTTGCCCTGCAAAGATTCTTCGCATAGGAGAGGATTTTAAGGTCGAAGTTACTGACACTGAAAAGTGTATGGGATGTGGAATGTGCGAGGTATACTGTCCCGACTTTGCAATTGTAATTAAAAAGGAAGTGAAAGTATGAAAGAACTTGTGATTTCAGGAAATGATGCAGTTGCATATGGTGCAATTTATGCTGGTTGTAGGTTCTTCGCTGGATATCCGATAACACCTTCAACAGACCTTGCGGAGAGGATGGCAAACCTTTTGCCTAAAAATGGTGGCGTTTTCATTCAGATGGAAGACGAACTTGGGAGCATTAGTGCAATAATCGGTGCATCCTTAGCAGGGAAAAAGGCAATGACTGCAACTTCAGGTCCCGGTTTCTCCCTTATGCAGGAGGGAATAGGTTTTGCAAGTTATTCAGAAATACCTGTTGTGGTGGTAGATGTGCAAAGGGTTGGGCCTTCGACTGGAATTCCAACCTATCCTGCTCAAGGTGATGTAATGCAAGCACGCTTCGGTACTCATGGGTCTCATCCAATTATTGTTGTTTATCCATACTCAGTTCAGGAATCCTACGAGCTTATTGTAGAGGCATTTAATCTATCTGAAAAATACAGAACTCCTGTAATTTTTCTTTCTGATGAAGTCATAGGTCATATGAGAGAAAAAGTTAGATTAACTCAAGATTTGAAAGTTTTTGAAAGGCAAAAACCCACAGTTCCAAAAGAAGAATATCTTCCTTATGATCCCAATTATGATATTCCTCCTTTTGCAAATTTTGGCGAGGGTTACAGATTTCATATAACAGGTTTAACGCACGACGAGACAGGATTCCCAACATCTAACCCGGTTAAGGCGGAGGCTTTAATAGAAAGATTGCATAGAAAAATATACAAAAACATAGATGACATTGGAAGATTTGAGACATTTTACGCAGATGATGCTGACTATCTTATTATTGCATATGGTGCAACTGCAAGGTCTGCAAAGGATGCAGTTATTGAGTTAAGAAAGAAAGGAATTAAAGCAGGACTATTAAGACCAATCACAATCTGGCCATCGCTTGAGAAACCTATAAGAGAAATTGCCGAAGGTAAGAAGGTTTTTGTTTTTGAAATGAATATGGGGCAATATGTGCTTGAGGTAGAGCGTATTATTAAGCGCAATGTAGAATTTTTTGGAAAAGAAAATGGAGAACTAATCACTCCAGAGGAGATGGAATTATGTATACAGAGATCTCTTTAGAAAACTTAAGAAGTAGCAAGCTTCCTCATATCTGGTGTCCTGGTTGTGGTAATGGGATAGTTCTTGGGGCAATTCTGAGGGCAATTGAGCGCTCCAAAATCGACAAGGACAAAATCGTGTTTGTTTCGGGGATAGGCTGCGCAGGCCGCTCTTCAGGTTATGTAAATTTCAACACCCTGCATACCCTCCACGGACGTCCCCTTGCATTTGCAACTGGTATAAAACTTGCAAACCCTGAACTTAAAGTGATTGTTGCAACAGGTGATGGTGACCTTGCTGCAATTGGAGGAAATCATTTCATTCATACTGCAAAAAGAAATATTGATATGACTGTTATAGTCTTCAATAACTTCACATACGGAATGACAGGCGGGCAAGTATCCCCTACAACACCCGATGGTGCTTATACTACAACAACACCCTACGGAGAAATTGAAGAACCGATGGACATTTCTTACCTTGCAGTTGCATCAGGCGCAACTTATGTTGCTCGTGAAACAATAGCAAGTCCATTTGTGCTTGAAAAATATATCCTGAACGGAATCCTTCATAAAGGCTTTTCATTAATAGAGGCTGTTTCTTCTTGTGTAACCGAATATGGAAGAAGGAATAACCTTGAAGACCCAGCGGCATATATAAAGTGGTTGAAAGAAAAGTCAATGCCTTACTCAAAGGTTAATACGCTTTCAATAAAAGACGGAATTGTAGTAGGAGAATTTGTTAACGAAGAGAAAGAAGAATTCACGGAGAAATATTACGAACTTGTAAAGAAGGTGAAACCATGAGGAAAGAAATACGCATTGCAGGCTCAGGTGGTCAAGGTATTGTTCTTGCAAGCATTCTCCTTGCAGAAGCAAGTGGTATCTATGACGGGAAAAATGTTGTCCAATCGCAGGTTTATGGTGCAGCAGCCAGGGGAGAAATGTCAAAAGCGGATGTTATAATTTCTGATGAAGAAATTTATTTTCCAGAAGTACGAAGTCCAGATATCGTAATTACACTTAGCCAGGATGCATATGATGAATTTACGAATGGTCTTAAGGAAGGCTCTTTAGTAATCCTTGATGATTTTTATGTCCGCCATTTGAAAGATGGTATTAAAAACTTTCATTATCCAATAACTAAGGTTGCAATTGATATTACAGGCAGTAAAATTTCTTCGAATATCGTCCTTTTGGGGATACTTTCCGGATTAACAGGGGTTGTGACCTTAGATGCTCTCAAGAATGTTGTTAATGAGCGCTTTAAAAATAAAGGTGAGTTAAATATCAAGGCATTAGAAAAAGGATATGAAATAGGTGCAAAGGAGGCTAACAATGTAAAAACAAACTGAAGTTTCAAAGAAAGTTGAAATACATTCCCAACTCTCAAAAAAGTAGGTTTCTTTGCTGGAATTCTTGTATTTCTTCTTGTCTTGCTTTTGAAGACCCCTTAAGGGATGCAAGTTGGAGCAAAAATTACCATTGGGCTACTTCTCTGGATGGCTATATGGTGGGCAACGGAAGCAGTTCCTCTTCCAATTACTTTACTTTTGCCGCTTGTGATTTTACCTCTTTTTAAGGTTATCGGTGCAAAAGACATTGCAAAAAGTTATATGTCTCAAGAAATAATGCTTTTTGTTGGTGGTTTTTTATCTCAGAAGCCCTTGAAGAGTCAGGATTGCATACGAGATTTTCTTTGTTTCTCATTGATAAAATTGGCACATCACCAAAGAAAATTATTCTTGCCTTTATGATTGCTGTT includes:
- a CDS encoding 2-oxoacid:acceptor oxidoreductase family protein, which encodes MRKEIRIAGSGGQGIVLASILLAEASGIYDGKNVVQSQVYGAAARGEMSKADVIISDEEIYFPEVRSPDIVITLSQDAYDEFTNGLKEGSLVILDDFYVRHLKDGIKNFHYPITKVAIDITGSKISSNIVLLGILSGLTGVVTLDALKNVVNERFKNKGELNIKALEKGYEIGAKEANNVKTN
- a CDS encoding 2-oxoacid:acceptor oxidoreductase subunit alpha, producing MKELVISGNDAVAYGAIYAGCRFFAGYPITPSTDLAERMANLLPKNGGVFIQMEDELGSISAIIGASLAGKKAMTATSGPGFSLMQEGIGFASYSEIPVVVVDVQRVGPSTGIPTYPAQGDVMQARFGTHGSHPIIVVYPYSVQESYELIVEAFNLSEKYRTPVIFLSDEVIGHMREKVRLTQDLKVFERQKPTVPKEEYLPYDPNYDIPPFANFGEGYRFHITGLTHDETGFPTSNPVKAEALIERLHRKIYKNIDDIGRFETFYADDADYLIIAYGATARSAKDAVIELRKKGIKAGLLRPITIWPSLEKPIREIAEGKKVFVFEMNMGQYVLEVERIIKRNVEFFGKENGELITPEEMELCIQRSL
- the sucD gene encoding succinate--CoA ligase subunit alpha: MSILVDENTKVIVQGITGRDGSFHAKAMLDYGTKVVGGVTPYKGGSDVYGIPVFDTVEEAVNKTSANATVIFVPAKFAEDAIYEAVNAGIKLIVTITEGIPVQSMIKAVEYVNMKGARLIGPNCPGIISVGKAKLGIMPGNIFKKGRVGVVSRSGTLTYEIVKHISDSGLGETTAVGIGGDPVIGMKFIDILKEFKNDPETEAVVLVGEIGGSDEEDAADFIEKEFNKPVVSFIAGRASPKGKRMGHAGAIVTPNTRTAEEKVAYLESKGIRVGKTPVEVAEILKEILGNGKK
- a CDS encoding (2Fe-2S)-binding protein codes for the protein MDKKNVIICRCEDVTYEDIIKAYNEGYRDIESLRRHLKVGTGPCQGKTCIPLLQRILFELNKEFPQNVTVRPPETPVPFGIFLKEEKK
- a CDS encoding 4Fe-4S binding protein, with product MSDFLKTGYLTKEDIISNFPTIEQISNHAVAISECVQEIPCNPCVSSCPTGAISMDDIKDPPKINYEACIGCGKCVMVCPGLALFLVRKNDSDYEVTLPYEMLPLPKKGDEVYLLNRLGERVGVGFVTKVIKVERDTQSSIVTVSFKEQDLIYEVRNIEVIHG
- a CDS encoding 2-oxoacid:ferredoxin oxidoreductase subunit beta; this translates as MYTEISLENLRSSKLPHIWCPGCGNGIVLGAILRAIERSKIDKDKIVFVSGIGCAGRSSGYVNFNTLHTLHGRPLAFATGIKLANPELKVIVATGDGDLAAIGGNHFIHTAKRNIDMTVIVFNNFTYGMTGGQVSPTTPDGAYTTTTPYGEIEEPMDISYLAVASGATYVARETIASPFVLEKYILNGILHKGFSLIEAVSSCVTEYGRRNNLEDPAAYIKWLKEKSMPYSKVNTLSIKDGIVVGEFVNEEKEEFTEKYYELVKKVKP
- the sucC gene encoding ADP-forming succinate--CoA ligase subunit beta; amino-acid sequence: MNLQEYQSREFFKKFGIPVVTGEVASTPEEALSVAKRIGLPVVLKVQVLVGGRGKAGGVKVAKTEDDVVKIANELLSMEIKGLKVKKLLVAKAVNILKEFYVGFTVDRSSKRNVLIVSDAGGVDIEEVAKNSPQKIFKIYVDPIMGLFSYEAKKASIHLTKDVNIAPKIADTIEKLYKVYISLDANLAEINPLAVVEGNEVLALDAKVSVDDNAMFRHPELEGLYEPSEEEKLELEAKSKGFTYIKLNGNIGCLVNGAGLAMATMDLIKLFGGEPANFLDIGGSSSPEKVASAIEMITRDKNVKAILINIFGGITRCDDVANGLLKALEMTKVNVPIVVRLTGTNEDKAREILKDTPLIYTDSMVDGVKKVVELVK
- a CDS encoding PAS domain-containing protein; translated protein: MDKDKELLESYRVVVKALKEFFGENVEIVLHTLLDNQSTIIAIENGHITGRKIGDSLTEAGKYVIEKLKGGLDYFGPYESLSYKRKKLRSITIGIRNRNNDLIGLLCLNMDLSNIEVMNKFTSFFLTFQESKREVLSKITSLDYDEAIERAFNEVYSILSSKSSSNKIDNFTIVSELYRRGFFKLKNSVSFVANKLGISIYTVYAYLRKLEKGV
- a CDS encoding 4Fe-4S binding protein, with protein sequence MAKNNVIINKEFCKGCGICVSVCPAKILRIGEDFKVEVTDTEKCMGCGMCEVYCPDFAIVIKKEVKV
- a CDS encoding FAD-binding oxidoreductase, whose amino-acid sequence is MKNYDVLIIGGGITGLSTAYYLVRNGVKNVAIVEKNYVGSGSTGRCGTGIRQQFTTREHIVLMRESVKIWQYWEESLPLPIHFRQGGYLWLLRSEKALEEYKNHVKLQNLFGVPSRIIGREEIKEIVPDINLEGVLGASWCPTDGSAYPQDVLDSLRVFLKENGVSIFDYEEVKDFVVVSGKITEVITNKERYNVDAVLLATGADTKRLANKLDIDIPLENYKHQIVVSEPLKIFLSPMVVDGALYFTQTYRGRIIGGTDTNEPPQDDLTPTFAFVKKFTEELLRVFPKLSSVRLMRQWAGFYVVSPDKHPIIGPTPISNLYIGTGYSGHGFMLGPIVGKLLAHYITHGMFFLEEANNLTLDRFKEGKLIVEKAVIG